The DNA sequence TTTTTATCCTGGCTATGCTATTCACCCTGACCATGATGCATGCGGTGAAATCGTGATGAAGGCTGTTTCATTATTGCCTAAAAAAGAACGTCCAGTTGTTCATGCTATAGCGATTACCAATAACAGTGTAGCGGATTTAGGGAAACCAGATATTGTTTATGAAATAAGTGAATTCATTAACCAAAAGTTGTTAGCCTTAAAAGCTCATACGACTCAAATGCAAGAAGTTGCTGCAGTAGCAGAACAAAAGTTAAAAGAAGGACTTGAAACCGAAGAATGGATTCGTTATGAACGCTTTTGGATTTATGACGTAGATAAAAACAAATAAAATTAACCTCACACGAGAGGGTGGTACAACAGGGTTTAAGAGTGCACTGTAAAAGTTAAAAATCGAACTTTTTTAATAACGAGTTCGCTTCAGGGAGAGAAAAGTTAAAATAGTAAGCTGATTTTTGGTAATTTAGCGAACATTTTAACAGCAAATTCGGTCAAAAAAAGAATGAAATTATCATTAATATTGCACATAAAAACGCTTGGTACAGTCCAAGCGTTTTTATCATCTACTTTTTCATCCTTTTTCTTATTAAAATGGTAAATAATGAAAGAATAAAAATTATTGCTACTAGAACAATTATGGTCAGCGAATTACTTTCTTCATTATTTGTATCACCTTCATCTTCTACCTGAACTTCTTCAAGAATATCGCTCGGCTCATTCTCATTTGCGATTACGTTACTTAAAGGAATCGCTTCTTTATCAGAAAGATATTTATCTGCTGCATCAATGTTGCTCGTTGTTGGAGAACACAGCGAAAGGACCCAATTATCTCCATTTTCATTAAGGAAATATAAGTAACTAGAGTTTAGTTCACTTTCTCCCCAAGTAAAATCTTCTTCTACTTCGATAATCTTTTTATCTACACCTTTAAAGCTCTTATCTACTTTAATTGTGAGCATTTTTATTCCGTTATTTTCTTTTATTTTTTGTACTGTTCCAATAATAACAGCGTCATATTCATTGTAGGCAACATCTGGTGGAGAAGGCTCTACACAAGACAAAGCATAGCTTTGTTTAGGTATTAAAAATACACAAATTATAAATATAGTAATCATTATTTTTTTCATATGAACCCCCATATATATATAAATTCACTACTTTTGTTAAATACAGATTTCTGTAACTTATAAGTTCATTTCAACATAACATTTCCAATTCCTTCTAAAAAAAAAAAAACAGATCGCTTGAGATTAACCGAACTACCTTAAATAAATGATTTCATTCAAAGAAAACTGTTTCTCTGTTAATCCCAATCGCTGAGCAGGGGTTTCAAAGCTTCCATTATTGGTTTTACGTTCTAAGAATAGTCAGAGATAACTGGGCATACTTTGGGTTGAAATTCGAGTAAATATAACTCTTGCCATCACCACGAACTGTCGCCAAAGGGCTTCCCAAAATAGAAAGACACTGCCTTGGTTTCATATCTTTCTAGAAACACTAATTATACCTTTAATTGTCAAAAACATTTATATATCAATGAAAAAAGAGAAGCTAATTCTTATGCGAATTGCCTCTCTAATAATAATAATAATAATATGATATTTAATGTTTTCTCTCCATCAACCGAACCTATTACTTTTTCAGTGCACTCTTTTTACGCTTTTGTACCACCCTCTTGATGTAATAATTTGTTGTTAAACACTTTTTAATAAACGAATGAGTTCATCTGGTTTATCTGATACAACTATCGTGTTTCTTATCTCTTCAAGGAGAAAACCTTCCGTGACCATATGGTCGAATAAGTCTAATAAGGGGTTATAATAGCCATCTGTATTTAGGAATCCTAATGGTTTGCTATGTTGCCCGATTGCACTCCACGTAAGAACTTCTGCAAGTTCTTCTAAAGTTCCAATCCCCCCAGGTAGAGCAATAAAAGCATCTGACAACTCATACATTGTTGCTTTCCTCTCATGCATTGAGTCAACAATACGGAGGTCCGTAATGTGATGATGAGCTACTTCTTGCTTTATGAGAATTTTAGGGATGACTCCTATTACTTCTCCGCCTTTTTCCATTACAGCATCTGACACTGTTCCCATTAAACCTGAACTAGATCCGCCGTACACTAAACGGATATTATCCTTTGCCAACTCCAAACCTAATTGTCTTGCATCTTTTATGTAATGACTGTTTACACCTTCTCGGGACCCACAAAAAACTCCAATTGTCTTCAAGATGATACCCCCATGGTTTTTATAACTAAGTAAGGTACATTCGGCAAAAGGTTCTCTCTTTCCTGCACACTATTTAATGCTCAAACCCACTTTCTAACTTTTTCATAGCTTCCTCAAACGAAGATATGCCATGAATCTCACTATCATTCAGTTCTATCGTCCACTCCTGCTTTTTGGGTTGTAACAACCCTTCTCCATTCTTTTCATAAGGTGTATGAATCATATACATTTCATCATCTTTTCGTAAAGTATAACCAATGTAATATTCATTACCTTCACCTTGTTCTTCAAAAATCCCAATTTCCTCTAATTCATACGTATTCAAAATCATATCTAATTTATTGCTCATACTTCCGATAATTGCTTCTCTACTTTCATATGTCATGACTTTTTCCTCCTTTTTCGATTCCCCCTTACTTTGCCTCATATATGCACTTACCATTCGTTAATAAAAACGGTGAAGCCGTTCTTTTATTAATTGCGATGAGCGAAGCCACTGCCCACCCTTTTACAAAAAAAACACACAGTTCAATTGAACTGCGTCCTATTGTTTCATATCATACCGATTGACCAATTGTTTATACGTAATTTCTTTTGTATCTTGAACATGCCAATCGGCTTGTTTCACTTCTGTATTACTCCCGATTCCAATCGAAAACATCGGTGTGCTTTTGATTGCTTTCATTCCTGCTTCGCTGTCTTCAATCGCAACACATTGTTGATATGGAACTCCTAGACGGTCAGCAGCATAAAGGATAATTTCAGGGTCAGGCTTCATCTTCTTGATTTTTTTCACATCAACAATGTAATCGAAAAAAGATTTTATCTCTAAGTTCTTGATTACTAAAAGGGCGTTTGAACTTGAAGAAGCTATGGCTAGTGGAATAGAATGTTCCTTTACATTCTGAATAAAATCATACATCCCAGGCAATACATCTTCTTTTGTTAGATTGCTGATTAGCTCTTGATAATATCTATTTTTCCTATTTCCAAGTTCTTTCTTTTCAATCTCTGAAAATGTTTGGTTACTTCCTTTGACTAGTTCCTCAATGAGTTCCATTCTACCTCTACCTTGCATTCGTTCGTTTATTTCTCTTGTAAAAGGAAGATTTACTTCATCAGCAACTCTCTTTGTCGCCTCGTAATGAAGTTCAACTGTATCCGCTATGACTCCATCTAAGTCAAAAATAACTGCACGTATGCCTTTTGTCATGAAGATTACACCTCGTCTGCAAGTAAAACTGTTTTTATATAGTTTACCATAGGCAGTCAATTGATTTGAGTTTAGTTCTTGACAGCACCTTCCGTTAACCCAGCTATAAAATGCTTACTAAAAAGAATAAACATGATGAGTATTGGGATTGTAGCGAGGAACACTCCT is a window from the Bacillus alkalicellulosilyticus genome containing:
- a CDS encoding TIGR00730 family Rossman fold protein, which produces MKTIGVFCGSREGVNSHYIKDARQLGLELAKDNIRLVYGGSSSGLMGTVSDAVMEKGGEVIGVIPKILIKQEVAHHHITDLRIVDSMHERKATMYELSDAFIALPGGIGTLEELAEVLTWSAIGQHSKPLGFLNTDGYYNPLLDLFDHMVTEGFLLEEIRNTIVVSDKPDELIRLLKSV
- a CDS encoding DUF5634 family protein produces the protein MTYESREAIIGSMSNKLDMILNTYELEEIGIFEEQGEGNEYYIGYTLRKDDEMYMIHTPYEKNGEGLLQPKKQEWTIELNDSEIHGISSFEEAMKKLESGFEH
- the pgmB gene encoding beta-phosphoglucomutase is translated as MTKGIRAVIFDLDGVIADTVELHYEATKRVADEVNLPFTREINERMQGRGRMELIEELVKGSNQTFSEIEKKELGNRKNRYYQELISNLTKEDVLPGMYDFIQNVKEHSIPLAIASSSSNALLVIKNLEIKSFFDYIVDVKKIKKMKPDPEIILYAADRLGVPYQQCVAIEDSEAGMKAIKSTPMFSIGIGSNTEVKQADWHVQDTKEITYKQLVNRYDMKQ